In one window of Eleutherodactylus coqui strain aEleCoq1 chromosome 10, aEleCoq1.hap1, whole genome shotgun sequence DNA:
- the LOC136581135 gene encoding DNA damage-regulated autophagy modulator protein 1-like has protein sequence MITYTIAIIEGHYNTPLLSISEIGAKQPASLVFIIVFTISHLLEAAITYIIYKLMELKTTDKELSNPNWRRILLALGWTSCIGSIIALYIQDKSVSDYMHTALFFVAGLNNIFQAIPFYEVSTDSTQNRATKIVISVSTITSNILEYVSLFGSIAEHMMLYCDFQLLTIKLPNNIKEDWIIIREELNNDDCKNNKEADPERNTT, from the exons TGAGATCGGAGCAAAACAACCTGCATCCTTGGTATTCATTATAGTGTTCACCATCTCTCATTTACTCG AGGCTGCCATCACTTATATCATCTACAAATTGATGGAGCTCAAAACAACGGATAAAGAACTGAGTAACCCAAACTGGAGGAGGATCCTGCTAGCACTCGGCTGGACATCATGCATAGGCAGCATAATAGCCCTTTACATTCAG GATAAATCAGTGTCTGACTACATGCATACAGCACTGTTTTTTGTTGCGGGGCTGAATAACATCTTCCAGGCCATTCCGTTTTATGAAGTGTCAACAGACAGTACACAGAACCGAGCAACTAAGATAGTTATATCT GTTTCCACAATAACATCAAACATATTggaatatgtgtccctatttgGTTCCATCGCGGAACACATGATGCTATATTGCGATTTCCAG CTTCTAACAATAAAACTCCCAAACAACATCAAGGAGGACTGGATCATCATAAGGGAGGAACTAAATAATGATGACTGTAAGAACAACAAAGAGGCAGATCCAGAAAGAAATACGACCTAG